A window from Aliamphritea hakodatensis encodes these proteins:
- the uvrD gene encoding DNA helicase II: MDVSHLLDSLNEAQRDAVSAPLGNLLVLAGAGSGKTRVLVHRIAWLIQTEGLSPYSIMAVTFTNKAAKEMRGRIEELMGLNPSGMWVGTFHGLAHRILRAHWRDAGLTENFQIMDSDDQLRLVKRLSKEMNLDDSRWPAKQFQWYINAQKDDGLRAAHIDPGGDPYAQMMVTMYSAYEEACERGGMVDFGELILRSLELLRDRNPSLLKHYQDRFRYILVDEFQDTNTIQYAWLKLLCSEMDPRQPQPEKLMAVGDDDQSIYGWRGAKIENIQRFKDDYNDTTVVRLEQNYRSTRNILSAANAVIVNNQGRLGKELWTEGTDGEPISVYAAFNEQDESRFIVDQIESWVRDGNLRNESAILYRSNAQSRVLEEALIRAGMPYRIYGGQRFYDRLEIKNALAYMRLLGNREDDTAMERVINVPTRGIGGKTIEEVRLHARTEGVSMWRAANEVVELNKLSARAANALQAFIDLINDLDQNTQHAELNEQTEHVVQYSGLIEHHLKEKGEKGQARVENLEELVSAARQYLSTWEPDKEENVNATPLSAFLDQAALDAGDTQADEHQDSVQLMTLHSAKGLEFPLVFLAGMEEGLFPHNMSIEEPGRLEEERRLCYVGITRAMQQLYLTYAESRRLHGNETFNRPSRFIREIPEEHLQEVRLNASIRRPVTAQRAPQQPSYAQAQAGQDVPSIVLGQRVSHPIFGDGVVVNYEGQGPKARVQINFDYEGTKWLVVGYANLQPL, from the coding sequence ATGGACGTATCTCACCTGCTTGACTCACTCAACGAAGCGCAGCGCGACGCAGTTTCCGCGCCACTTGGTAACCTGCTGGTTCTGGCCGGTGCAGGCTCAGGCAAAACCCGGGTACTGGTTCACCGGATCGCCTGGCTGATTCAGACAGAAGGCCTGTCACCCTATTCGATTATGGCGGTGACCTTTACCAACAAAGCAGCCAAAGAAATGCGCGGCCGGATCGAAGAACTGATGGGCCTGAACCCCAGTGGTATGTGGGTAGGCACCTTCCACGGACTGGCGCACCGGATTCTGCGGGCACACTGGCGCGATGCGGGCCTGACTGAAAACTTCCAGATCATGGACTCTGACGATCAGTTACGCCTGGTCAAACGGCTCAGCAAAGAAATGAATCTGGATGACAGCCGCTGGCCGGCCAAGCAGTTCCAGTGGTACATCAACGCTCAGAAAGATGATGGCCTGCGCGCCGCCCATATTGACCCCGGCGGTGATCCCTATGCGCAGATGATGGTCACCATGTACAGCGCCTATGAAGAAGCCTGTGAACGTGGCGGCATGGTGGACTTTGGTGAACTGATCCTGCGGTCACTGGAATTACTGCGTGACCGCAACCCTTCCCTGCTGAAGCACTATCAGGACCGCTTCCGCTATATTCTGGTGGACGAATTTCAGGACACCAACACCATCCAGTATGCCTGGCTGAAACTGCTGTGCAGCGAAATGGACCCGCGCCAGCCCCAGCCGGAAAAACTGATGGCCGTCGGCGATGACGACCAATCCATTTACGGCTGGCGTGGCGCTAAAATCGAGAATATCCAGCGCTTTAAAGACGACTACAACGACACGACCGTAGTGCGTCTGGAACAGAACTACCGTTCCACCCGGAATATCCTCAGCGCTGCCAACGCCGTTATCGTCAATAACCAGGGACGTCTGGGTAAAGAACTGTGGACCGAGGGCACCGATGGCGAACCCATCTCCGTTTACGCCGCCTTCAATGAGCAGGACGAGTCACGCTTCATCGTCGATCAGATTGAAAGCTGGGTGCGGGACGGCAACCTGCGCAATGAATCAGCCATTCTGTACCGCTCCAATGCCCAGTCACGGGTGCTTGAGGAAGCTCTGATCCGTGCTGGTATGCCATACCGTATCTACGGGGGCCAGCGTTTCTATGACCGGCTCGAAATCAAAAACGCCCTTGCCTACATGCGCCTGCTGGGCAACCGTGAAGATGACACCGCCATGGAGCGGGTCATTAACGTGCCTACACGGGGTATTGGCGGCAAAACCATTGAAGAAGTCCGTCTGCACGCCCGGACAGAAGGCGTCTCCATGTGGCGTGCTGCCAATGAAGTGGTGGAACTTAATAAACTCTCTGCCCGGGCTGCCAACGCCCTGCAGGCCTTTATTGATCTGATCAACGACCTTGACCAGAACACCCAGCATGCCGAACTGAACGAACAGACAGAACACGTAGTGCAGTATTCCGGTCTGATTGAGCATCACCTGAAAGAAAAGGGTGAGAAAGGACAGGCGCGGGTCGAAAACCTTGAAGAACTGGTCAGCGCAGCGCGTCAGTACCTTTCCACCTGGGAACCTGATAAAGAAGAAAACGTTAACGCCACGCCGTTATCTGCCTTCCTTGACCAGGCCGCTCTGGATGCCGGTGATACCCAGGCTGATGAACATCAGGACAGCGTACAGCTGATGACCCTTCACTCCGCAAAGGGCCTGGAGTTTCCGCTGGTGTTTCTGGCAGGTATGGAAGAAGGCCTGTTCCCGCACAATATGTCAATTGAAGAACCCGGCCGCCTGGAAGAAGAACGCCGGCTTTGCTACGTCGGCATTACCCGGGCCATGCAGCAGCTGTATCTGACATACGCGGAATCCCGCCGCTTGCACGGCAACGAAACCTTTAACCGCCCGTCCCGTTTCATCCGCGAGATCCCGGAAGAACATCTGCAGGAAGTGCGCCTGAATGCCAGCATTCGCCGCCCGGTGACAGCTCAGCGGGCACCGCAGCAACCCTCATATGCGCAGGCACAGGCCGGTCAGGATGTACCGTCCATCGTACTTGGCCAGCGGGTTTCCCATCCGATCTTCGGTGACGGCGTGGTCGTTAATTATGAAGGCCAGGGGCCAAAAGCCCGGGTCCAGATTAACTTCGACTACGAAGGCACAAAATGGCTGGTTGTCGGTTACGCCAATCTGCAACCTCTCTGA
- a CDS encoding GGDEF domain-containing protein, translating to MALIFREYAYPTTILAGFHWSVLLCIYSILVCPFLAGMPAHTLLSLYATSVILTALCIQSAQNRTAPDTAETSPATSFCIQILIWTMLGCAIATFNALTFDFPPGSAEKVIIGFGFLGIYNAVSCLLRQQHKQLKPRQLQALHFWLRYGVITLPVVIAVMTIWIINVQLATYWADYPLPARSPEQIVLASTLFMLLIAILISQNLLRSGFRILNSQARQLLLSIDRRANTLNPSHHCEFKSVRQPDIQILNNPAYQQKIIHRLRALKYLDPVTGTHNARFIKDFLNNRHQQEPDLQLHLLLIEIKEQPAENVLHYRDDSDVIQAKAAQRIHQFLMAEDILARLDNNCFAVIPANPERLDESHFIRCLKQNLQQQPLILNNRSAYVKCKIRRQSFLMHSANAGVDYAFHH from the coding sequence ATGGCCTTAATATTCCGTGAATATGCATATCCAACCACCATACTGGCCGGCTTCCACTGGTCGGTCCTGCTGTGCATCTACAGCATACTGGTATGCCCCTTTTTGGCCGGAATGCCTGCCCATACTCTGCTGAGCCTCTATGCTACTTCCGTGATACTGACCGCCCTCTGTATTCAGTCAGCCCAAAACCGCACAGCCCCTGATACCGCAGAGACATCTCCTGCAACGTCTTTCTGTATTCAGATACTTATCTGGACCATGCTCGGCTGCGCCATTGCTACATTTAATGCCCTGACGTTTGACTTTCCACCCGGCAGCGCCGAAAAAGTGATCATCGGTTTTGGTTTTCTGGGCATTTATAACGCCGTCAGCTGCCTGCTCCGGCAACAACACAAACAACTTAAGCCACGGCAGCTTCAGGCGTTACATTTCTGGCTACGCTATGGTGTCATTACGCTGCCGGTGGTCATTGCGGTCATGACGATATGGATCATCAATGTCCAGCTTGCAACCTACTGGGCTGACTACCCGTTACCGGCCAGATCCCCGGAACAGATCGTGCTGGCCAGCACCCTGTTTATGCTACTGATCGCCATCCTGATCAGCCAGAACCTGCTGCGCAGCGGTTTCAGAATACTCAACAGCCAGGCCCGCCAGCTGTTACTCAGCATCGACCGCCGCGCCAATACACTGAATCCGTCACACCACTGTGAGTTTAAAAGCGTACGTCAGCCTGACATTCAAATACTCAACAACCCTGCATATCAGCAAAAAATTATTCATCGCCTGAGAGCACTGAAATATCTGGACCCGGTCACCGGCACCCACAACGCCCGCTTCATCAAAGACTTTCTCAACAACCGCCACCAGCAGGAGCCTGATCTGCAACTGCACCTTTTATTGATTGAAATCAAAGAGCAACCCGCAGAAAACGTCCTACACTACAGGGACGATTCTGATGTAATACAGGCAAAAGCTGCCCAGCGCATTCATCAGTTTCTGATGGCTGAAGATATTCTGGCCAGGCTGGATAACAACTGTTTTGCAGTGATTCCTGCCAACCCGGAACGCCTGGATGAAAGCCACTTTATCCGCTGCCTGAAACAAAATTTGCAACAGCAGCCACTGATACTGAACAACCGTTCAGCTTACGTTAAGTGCAAAATCCGTAGGCAAAGCTTCCTTATGCACAGTGCTAATGCTGGGGTTGACTACGCCTTTCATCATTAA
- a CDS encoding methyl-accepting chemotaxis protein — MFSSLRISSRIYLFAGIQLLLLLILGGVALTQMQKIGIELIDIAEEDIPITNGLTHITEYQLEQAIMFERSLAQGLAMASGIDQKAELQKSVSTFSKLANKAEKEFVELEHMIENAIQNTHSEKARQKFTTLLAALKKVDAEHLQYDKAAKKILKEVSNGDAVAAFSKAESIIALEEKIDHALIAMLEDVQQFTLNAALQAEHDEIVGQKLITAIFIASIVIAVVISVLISRSIVSPIINMRDRLRALSEADADLSIELPVRNTETGEAAAAFNKLMAKLRGMVITISDTSNELCEHSRATIEVMANARSSIESQQQQTELVATAVEEMAASIQEVSGSTNRAAELGEIVKEKVAAGMHVAQESQTIIQRLSDNVATAATDIQSLATETDRIGEVLGSIRGIAEQTNLLALNAAIEAARAGESGRGFAVVADEVRALAQRTQTSTQDIQSLLERLQQEVASAVATMQTGQENADICLTKASETASSLDEATSAVLDIAALNTQIATATDEQTTVVQEVNQNLHVISESSYETTEGARATTKASQEITEELIELHSFVNQLKT, encoded by the coding sequence GTGTTTTCCTCCCTACGTATTTCATCACGAATTTATCTGTTTGCCGGTATACAGTTACTGCTGTTACTGATATTGGGCGGTGTCGCCCTGACACAAATGCAGAAAATCGGTATCGAACTGATCGATATCGCCGAAGAAGACATCCCGATTACCAACGGGCTTACCCACATTACTGAGTATCAGCTTGAGCAGGCAATCATGTTCGAGCGGTCACTGGCGCAGGGCCTGGCCATGGCCAGCGGAATCGATCAGAAAGCCGAACTGCAGAAATCTGTGAGCACATTCAGCAAACTGGCTAATAAAGCCGAGAAAGAGTTTGTTGAACTCGAACACATGATTGAAAACGCCATTCAGAACACCCATTCTGAAAAAGCCCGGCAGAAGTTCACCACTCTGCTGGCAGCCCTGAAAAAAGTCGATGCTGAACATCTTCAGTATGACAAGGCCGCCAAGAAAATACTCAAGGAAGTATCTAACGGTGATGCCGTAGCCGCTTTCAGCAAAGCTGAGAGTATCATTGCACTGGAAGAGAAGATCGACCATGCACTGATTGCAATGCTGGAAGATGTACAGCAATTCACGCTCAATGCAGCGCTTCAGGCCGAGCATGACGAAATTGTTGGTCAGAAACTGATCACAGCTATTTTTATCGCCAGTATCGTGATTGCCGTGGTTATCTCTGTATTGATCAGCCGCTCGATTGTCTCCCCAATCATCAATATGCGTGATCGCCTTCGTGCGCTGTCAGAAGCCGATGCAGACCTGAGCATTGAATTACCCGTGCGCAACACTGAAACCGGTGAAGCAGCCGCCGCATTCAACAAGCTGATGGCGAAGTTACGCGGCATGGTTATCACAATTTCCGATACCTCTAATGAGCTGTGCGAGCATTCCCGTGCCACCATTGAAGTGATGGCCAATGCCCGGAGCAGCATCGAAAGCCAACAGCAGCAAACCGAACTGGTAGCCACTGCGGTAGAAGAAATGGCCGCCTCTATTCAGGAAGTATCCGGCAGTACTAACCGTGCCGCTGAGCTGGGTGAAATCGTTAAAGAAAAAGTTGCCGCCGGTATGCATGTCGCACAGGAAAGCCAGACCATTATTCAGCGTCTGAGTGACAACGTTGCAACGGCTGCCACAGACATTCAGTCTCTGGCCACTGAAACCGACCGCATTGGCGAAGTACTCGGCAGCATCCGGGGAATCGCCGAACAGACTAACCTGCTGGCACTTAACGCTGCCATTGAAGCCGCGCGGGCCGGTGAGTCAGGCCGGGGCTTTGCGGTTGTTGCCGACGAAGTAAGGGCGCTGGCACAGCGTACCCAAACCTCTACGCAGGATATTCAGTCTCTGCTGGAACGCCTGCAACAGGAAGTGGCCAGTGCAGTTGCGACCATGCAGACGGGCCAGGAAAATGCTGATATCTGCCTGACCAAAGCATCTGAAACCGCCAGCTCGCTGGATGAGGCCACCAGCGCCGTGCTGGATATTGCCGCACTGAATACTCAGATCGCAACGGCAACCGATGAACAGACAACCGTGGTTCAGGAAGTGAACCAGAATCTGCATGTCATTTCTGAAAGCTCTTACGAAACCACTGAAGGTGCCCGGGCAACCACTAAAGCCAGCCAGGAAATCACTGAAGAACTGATCGAACTGCACAGCTTTGTGAACCAGCTGAAAACCTGA
- a CDS encoding acyl-CoA thioesterase, which yields MITAEDQVLKPEGELSLRCPADATATNMFGDIYGGWVASKAVLASEIRAAEVAEGRMATVSIGAMSFMAPVLQGTVLGFYTQVLEQGTSSLRIKVEVWGVSPDTREMRKVSETECVQVAIDGHGHIRALDFGR from the coding sequence ATGATTACAGCAGAAGACCAGGTGCTTAAGCCTGAAGGCGAATTAAGCCTTCGCTGTCCGGCAGATGCCACTGCAACCAACATGTTCGGTGATATCTATGGCGGATGGGTGGCTTCTAAAGCCGTTCTGGCATCAGAGATTCGTGCCGCTGAGGTGGCTGAAGGACGTATGGCGACGGTTTCCATTGGCGCGATGTCTTTTATGGCGCCGGTATTACAGGGGACTGTTCTGGGGTTCTACACCCAGGTACTTGAACAGGGTACCAGCTCACTGCGCATAAAAGTGGAAGTGTGGGGCGTGTCTCCGGATACCCGTGAAATGCGCAAGGTTAGCGAGACTGAGTGTGTACAGGTGGCGATTGATGGCCACGGCCATATCCGGGCACTGGACTTCGGTCGCTGA
- a CDS encoding PstS family phosphate ABC transporter substrate-binding protein, whose amino-acid sequence MKPMKKLFAAVAMTATCMTASASDLLDPNLPIYQKASGVSGNLSSVGSDTLANLMTLWAEEFKRSYPNVNVQIQAAGSSTAPPALTEGTSNLGPMSRKMKDKELEAFEKKFGYKPTPVAVAIDALAVYVHKDNNVTGLTIPQVDAIFSATRKCGLPSEVNNWGDAGAEGSLSSQGFQIFGRNSVSGTYGYFKKKALCKGDFRNNVNEQPGSASVVQSVSTSLNGIGYSGIGYKTSSVRALPLAKKDGQPFVDATPESALNGTYPLARALYVYVNKKPGQALPPMEREFLKMVMSRIGQEVVVKDGYIPLPAKMVEKQMKSLQLN is encoded by the coding sequence ATGAAACCGATGAAAAAGCTTTTTGCTGCTGTTGCTATGACCGCTACCTGCATGACTGCAAGTGCCAGCGACCTGCTTGATCCAAACCTGCCGATTTACCAAAAAGCATCTGGTGTATCCGGTAACCTGTCCAGCGTTGGTTCTGACACTCTGGCTAACCTGATGACTCTGTGGGCTGAAGAATTCAAGCGCAGCTACCCGAACGTTAACGTTCAGATTCAGGCAGCAGGCTCTTCTACTGCGCCACCGGCACTGACTGAAGGCACGTCTAACCTGGGCCCGATGAGCCGTAAGATGAAGGACAAAGAGCTGGAAGCCTTCGAAAAGAAATTCGGTTACAAGCCAACACCGGTTGCTGTAGCAATCGATGCACTGGCAGTTTACGTACACAAAGACAACAACGTGACTGGTCTGACCATTCCACAGGTTGATGCGATCTTCTCTGCAACCCGCAAGTGCGGCCTGCCAAGCGAAGTAAACAACTGGGGCGATGCCGGTGCAGAAGGTTCTCTGTCCAGCCAGGGTTTCCAGATCTTCGGCCGTAACTCAGTATCCGGTACTTACGGTTACTTCAAGAAGAAAGCACTGTGTAAAGGTGACTTCCGTAACAACGTGAACGAGCAGCCAGGTTCTGCCTCTGTAGTTCAGTCTGTTTCGACTTCCCTGAACGGCATCGGTTACTCCGGTATCGGTTACAAGACATCTTCGGTACGTGCCCTGCCACTGGCGAAGAAAGACGGTCAGCCATTCGTAGACGCAACACCTGAAAGCGCGCTGAACGGCACTTACCCTCTGGCCCGTGCCCTGTACGTATACGTGAACAAGAAGCCTGGTCAGGCACTGCCTCCAATGGAGCGCGAATTCCTGAAAATGGTTATGTCCCGCATCGGTCAGGAAGTGGTTGTGAAGGATGGCTACATCCCACTGCCAGCCAAAATGGTTGAAAAGCAAATGAAGAGCCTGCAACTGAACTGA
- a CDS encoding ABC transporter permease subunit, with amino-acid sequence MTTDNSSAIPDLDFNTASAKRSRKFRALKDKMASSLIGFGGVSVIIAILLIFFYLLYEVQPLFNSAKIHQWQDNEQVVEAYPAPGEGETLYLSMEEQAEIGLRVTDQGQLNFFDSRNGELMKQVQADIPAGASVTSFALASESSRIFALGLSNGQALVFKHEYKSEYPDGERVITPSVSYPLGEAPIDVADTSLDLLAINGEENEFLLVGGGKNYLNAAALTLSESLFGDEVEIEIDNQHLPELNIDATKVLLMPDRRWVLIAGNNGKVAVLDLRNGEGPAVSQLLDATDGDITTFDLLLGGNALLLGNDLGMVSQWFLVRDEQNLWQLTKIREFEGADAPLVDLTTEHRRKGFATVDTDNTLRIYNSTAHRTALSEKLSDKPIDMIAFAPRANALLTEQDKVLTLYKIENEHPDVSWSALWEEVWYEGYDEPKYIWQSSAANNDFEPKYSLMPLAFGTLKAAFYAMLLATPLAICGAIYTAYFMVPTLRRKVKPFIELMEALPTVILGFLAGLWLAPFMEDNLPGIFTCLLLVPLVVVAFGFCWAQLPQKIRFMIPDGWDALLLIPVIILTTLFGLSISSGVEGILFGGDMRAWITDDLGISYDQRNALVVGIAMGFAVIPTIFSITEDAIFAVPKHLSFGSLALGASPWQTLTRVVLPTASPGIFSAVMIGMGRAVGETMIVLMATGNTPIMDMNIFEGMRTLAANIAVEMPESEVGSSHYRILFLAAFVLFLFTFAVNTLAELVRQSLRKKYGSL; translated from the coding sequence ATGACTACAGATAATAGTTCTGCGATTCCAGACCTTGATTTCAATACGGCCTCCGCCAAGCGAAGCCGTAAATTTCGTGCGCTCAAAGACAAGATGGCAAGCAGCCTGATTGGCTTTGGCGGCGTCAGTGTAATCATTGCCATTCTGCTGATCTTCTTTTACCTGCTGTATGAAGTACAGCCGCTGTTCAACTCTGCCAAAATCCACCAGTGGCAGGATAATGAACAGGTAGTTGAAGCTTATCCCGCCCCCGGTGAAGGCGAAACGCTCTATCTGAGCATGGAAGAACAGGCTGAGATTGGCCTGCGGGTCACTGACCAGGGACAGCTGAACTTCTTCGATAGCCGTAACGGCGAACTGATGAAACAGGTTCAGGCTGACATCCCGGCCGGCGCCAGCGTCACCAGCTTTGCCCTGGCCTCAGAAAGCAGCCGTATCTTTGCGCTGGGTCTGAGCAATGGTCAGGCACTGGTATTCAAGCACGAATACAAATCTGAATATCCGGATGGCGAACGGGTCATTACACCCTCTGTCAGCTACCCGCTGGGTGAGGCACCGATCGATGTAGCCGATACCTCACTGGATTTGCTGGCCATAAACGGTGAAGAAAACGAATTCCTGCTGGTCGGTGGTGGCAAAAACTATCTGAATGCAGCCGCACTGACCCTGTCAGAAAGCCTGTTTGGCGATGAAGTTGAGATCGAAATCGATAACCAGCACCTGCCGGAACTGAACATCGACGCCACCAAAGTACTGCTGATGCCCGACCGTCGCTGGGTACTGATTGCCGGTAATAACGGCAAGGTAGCTGTACTGGACTTACGTAACGGCGAAGGCCCGGCCGTCAGCCAGCTGCTGGATGCCACCGATGGCGACATCACCACCTTCGACCTGCTGCTGGGCGGTAACGCACTGCTGCTGGGTAATGATCTGGGCATGGTATCCCAGTGGTTCCTGGTCCGTGACGAACAGAACCTGTGGCAACTGACTAAAATCCGTGAATTCGAAGGCGCAGACGCTCCACTGGTCGATCTGACCACTGAACACCGCCGTAAAGGCTTTGCCACGGTTGATACCGACAACACCCTGCGCATTTACAACTCAACCGCACACCGTACTGCGCTTTCAGAAAAGCTGTCTGATAAACCTATCGACATGATTGCCTTTGCACCGCGGGCCAATGCCCTGCTGACCGAGCAGGACAAGGTACTCACCCTGTATAAAATTGAAAACGAGCACCCGGATGTATCCTGGAGCGCGTTATGGGAAGAAGTCTGGTACGAAGGCTACGATGAGCCGAAATACATCTGGCAGTCATCAGCAGCGAACAACGATTTTGAGCCTAAATACAGCCTGATGCCACTGGCATTCGGTACCCTGAAAGCCGCCTTCTATGCGATGTTACTGGCCACGCCACTGGCGATCTGCGGTGCGATCTATACCGCGTACTTCATGGTGCCAACACTGCGCCGTAAGGTGAAGCCGTTCATCGAGCTGATGGAAGCCCTGCCAACCGTCATCCTCGGTTTCCTGGCCGGCCTTTGGCTTGCACCCTTTATGGAAGATAACCTGCCAGGTATTTTCACCTGCCTGTTACTGGTACCACTGGTGGTCGTCGCCTTCGGCTTCTGCTGGGCACAGTTGCCACAGAAAATACGCTTTATGATTCCGGATGGCTGGGACGCACTGTTACTGATTCCGGTCATCATCCTCACTACCCTGTTCGGATTGTCCATCAGCAGTGGTGTGGAAGGCATCCTGTTCGGCGGTGATATGCGCGCCTGGATCACCGATGACCTGGGTATCAGCTACGATCAGCGTAATGCTCTGGTTGTGGGTATCGCAATGGGGTTTGCGGTTATCCCGACCATCTTCTCCATCACCGAAGATGCCATTTTCGCTGTACCTAAGCACCTGAGCTTCGGCTCACTGGCACTGGGCGCTTCCCCTTGGCAGACCCTGACCCGTGTCGTACTGCCAACCGCCAGCCCGGGTATTTTCTCGGCGGTCATGATCGGTATGGGCCGTGCAGTCGGTGAAACCATGATCGTACTGATGGCGACCGGTAATACGCCGATCATGGATATGAACATCTTTGAAGGTATGCGTACCCTGGCGGCTAATATCGCTGTGGAAATGCCTGAATCTGAAGTAGGTAGTTCCCACTACCGTATTCTGTTCCTGGCAGCCTTTGTACTCTTCCTGTTTACCTTTGCTGTAAACACCCTTGCAGAACTGGTCCGCCAGAGCTTGCGTAAAAAATACGGTTCACTGTAA
- the pstA gene encoding phosphate ABC transporter permease PstA → MNISFREWTKSGSPWVWLNAGAVAICIIMVIGLLALIAVRGLSHFWPADIMQANSTVNGSTTQMIGEVVQSEDVPTIQLREAGNDLPGDQEFMVRSLIKIGNRDVNRADFTWSIDYYLSDREYPEMLFAAERREWGNFYGYLRALKENGEVVGSYDGYDKTPEYEALWNDFENRVERALDIQEDIYQIEKHRIGAINYELERLRLKGRALELDGVTDQSQYDELENRRNELNAEYEGLQQELLDLYTLFNRDSYVAEVANGQQVEISLSKVVRIFRPNNMGFVEKIGHYFAKLWEFVSEDPREANTEGGIFPAIFGTVMMVILMSILVTPFGVVAAVYLREYAKQGFVTRLIRIAVNNLAGVPSIVYGVFGLGFFVYFLGGNIDDLFFAEAKPSPTFGTPGLMWASLTLALLTVPVVIVATEEGLSRIPRAVREGSLALGATKFETLWRVVLPMASPAMMTGVILAIARAAGEVAPLMLVGVVKLAPSLPLDGNYPYIHLDQKFMHLGFHIYDVGFQSPNVEAARPLVYATALLLVAVIALLNLSAIAIRNHLREKYKALEM, encoded by the coding sequence ATGAACATCTCCTTTCGTGAATGGACAAAATCCGGCTCACCATGGGTATGGTTAAATGCCGGTGCTGTTGCCATCTGTATCATCATGGTTATCGGCCTTCTGGCACTGATCGCTGTGCGTGGTCTGAGCCACTTCTGGCCAGCCGACATCATGCAGGCCAACAGCACAGTTAACGGCTCAACCACCCAGATGATCGGTGAAGTGGTTCAGTCTGAAGACGTACCGACTATCCAGTTACGTGAAGCCGGTAATGACCTGCCGGGTGATCAGGAATTCATGGTACGCAGCCTGATTAAAATCGGTAACCGCGACGTTAACCGCGCTGACTTCACCTGGTCGATCGACTACTACCTGTCAGACCGTGAATACCCGGAAATGCTGTTCGCTGCAGAACGCCGCGAATGGGGTAACTTCTACGGTTACCTGCGCGCCCTGAAAGAAAACGGCGAAGTTGTCGGCAGCTACGACGGCTACGATAAAACGCCGGAATACGAAGCCCTGTGGAACGACTTCGAAAACCGTGTTGAACGGGCACTGGATATTCAGGAAGACATCTACCAGATCGAAAAACATCGTATCGGTGCCATTAACTACGAACTGGAACGTCTGCGCCTGAAAGGCCGTGCACTGGAGCTGGACGGTGTTACTGACCAGTCACAATACGATGAACTGGAAAACCGCCGTAACGAGCTGAACGCTGAGTACGAAGGCCTGCAGCAGGAACTGCTGGACCTGTACACCCTGTTCAACCGCGACAGCTACGTGGCTGAAGTGGCAAACGGTCAGCAGGTTGAAATTTCACTGTCTAAAGTCGTGCGGATCTTCCGTCCGAACAACATGGGCTTCGTCGAGAAAATCGGCCATTACTTTGCCAAACTGTGGGAATTCGTCAGCGAAGATCCACGGGAAGCCAACACTGAAGGCGGCATCTTCCCAGCTATCTTCGGTACTGTGATGATGGTTATCCTGATGTCCATTCTGGTAACACCGTTTGGCGTTGTCGCCGCAGTTTACCTGCGTGAATACGCCAAGCAGGGCTTTGTAACCCGTCTGATCCGCATCGCGGTAAACAATCTGGCAGGTGTACCGTCCATCGTCTACGGTGTATTCGGTCTGGGCTTCTTCGTATACTTCCTGGGCGGCAACATTGATGATCTGTTCTTTGCAGAAGCCAAGCCATCCCCAACCTTTGGTACACCGGGTCTGATGTGGGCGTCTCTGACGCTGGCCCTGCTGACCGTACCTGTCGTCATTGTTGCCACTGAAGAAGGTCTGAGCCGGATTCCCCGGGCCGTCCGTGAAGGCAGCCTGGCACTGGGCGCTACCAAGTTTGAAACCCTGTGGCGCGTGGTACTGCCAATGGCCAGCCCGGCAATGATGACCGGTGTGATTCTGGCGATTGCCCGTGCCGCCGGTGAGGTTGCCCCCCTGATGCTGGTGGGTGTAGTGAAGCTGGCGCCGAGCCTGCCACTGGACGGTAACTACCCGTACATCCATCTGGATCAGAAATTTATGCACCTGGGCTTCCACATCTATGATGTTGGTTTCCAAAGCCCTAACGTTGAAGCGGCCCGTCCGCTGGTATACGCAACTGCTCTGCTGCTGGTTGCCGTGATTGCCCTGCTGAACCTGTCAGCCATCGCAATCCGAAATCATCTACGCGAAAAGTATAAAGCGCTTGAAATGTAA